Proteins encoded within one genomic window of Brassica rapa cultivar Chiifu-401-42 chromosome A09, CAAS_Brap_v3.01, whole genome shotgun sequence:
- the LOC103838344 gene encoding F-box protein PP2-A11: MGSGFSLFTNGSSSSPSRERDLLKPGLGDLPESCVALILEKLDPVEICRFSKLNRAFRSASWADFVWESKLPHDYRSILEKILGGFPEKLRKRDIYNFLSRVNSFDDGTKKAWVDKRTSDLCLCLSVKGLSVTGIDDRRYWNHIPSDESRFSSVAYLQHVWWFQVDGEIEFPFPAGTYSVFFRLHLGKPGKRFGWKVCNTEQIHGWDIKPVQFQIWTEDGQHSSSQCKLTEPGTWSHYHAGDFVVGKAKSSSTKLKFSMTQIDCTHTKGGLCVDSVIVYPSSCKDRLRRF, encoded by the exons ATGGGTTCTGGGTTCTCTCTCTTTACCAATGGTTCATCGTCTTCTCCGTCTCGCGAACGAGATCTGTTAAAGCCTGGTCTCGGTGATTTGCCGGAGAGTTGTGTGGCTTTGATCCTCGAGAAGTTAGATCCGGTCGAGATCTGCAGATTCTCGAAGCTAAACAGAGCCTTTCGCAGCGCCTCCTGGGCCGATTTCGTCTGGGAATCGAAGCTTCCGCATGATTACAGATCGATTCTCGAGAAAATCCTCGGTGGGTTCCCGGAGAAGCTCCGGAAAAGAGACATCTATAACTTCCTCTCTCGTGTTAACTCCTTCGACGACGGCACAAAG aAAGCTTGGGTTGATAAACGAACCAGTGATCTCTGTTTATGCTTATCGGTTAAGGGCTTGTCGGTAACCGGGATTGATGATCGGAGATACTGGAATCACATTCCTTCTGATGAATCTCG GTTCTCGTCAGTAGCATACCTTCAGCACGTCTGGTGGTTTCAAGTTGATGGAGAAATCGAGTTCCCGTTCCCAGCTGGAACCTACAGCGTCTTCTTCAGGCTTCATCTAGGCAAACCGGGGAAGCGGTTTGGTTGGAAGGTTTGCAACACTGAGCAGATTCATGGTTGGGATATTAAACCGGTTCAGTTTCAGATTTGGACTGAAGATGGTCAACACTCTTCGTCTCAGTGCAAGTTAACCGAACCAGGAACATGGAGTCACTACCATGCTGGAGACTTTGTGGTCGGGAAAGCGAAAAGCTCGTCTACTAAACTTAAATTCTCGATGACTCAGATTGATTGTACACATACCAAA